From one Luteolibacter sp. SL250 genomic stretch:
- a CDS encoding DUF2868 domain-containing protein: protein MIFTGWGIGANVVRILVDQKIGGMNVVHYLAVVLGSQWLVLVVALAAWLFRRRSASGFTGVQAAMGGFLRKLTKDHEGRLWGRIMDGGPFPKAALLWRLASFAQLFGVWFNVGIISVLGLFVLTKNIGFHWETTTEEAMRASLVSFVHFLSLPWVAVFPAAVPDAVTIDATRLLPAAAGSLPPGPAAWWLFLLMATVVWGLLPRLVLWAAAATASRRALASIDFQARHHRALWRDLAGVDRAENDEKPLDGVLVLDVGGSGFQMEIMRPFLLQKLRVHPASWQTTAVLDPGAEKEAAAALALAPAGVVLLAEGWALSPPRMTALHSQIRTAAGSTVPVKFLVANEVGGSPERPTVEEIAQWERFVDSLRDPRAEVYFYA from the coding sequence GTGATTTTCACGGGCTGGGGCATCGGCGCGAACGTGGTGCGTATTCTGGTCGATCAAAAGATCGGCGGGATGAACGTGGTCCATTATCTGGCCGTGGTGCTGGGGAGCCAGTGGCTGGTGCTGGTGGTTGCCCTGGCGGCGTGGCTTTTCCGGCGCAGGTCTGCCAGCGGATTCACTGGCGTCCAAGCGGCGATGGGCGGTTTTCTGCGGAAGCTGACGAAGGATCACGAGGGCCGGCTGTGGGGCCGGATCATGGATGGAGGTCCTTTTCCCAAGGCTGCGCTGTTGTGGCGGCTGGCTTCGTTCGCTCAGTTGTTCGGGGTCTGGTTCAACGTTGGGATCATCAGCGTTCTCGGACTATTCGTGCTGACCAAGAACATCGGCTTCCATTGGGAAACGACGACGGAGGAGGCGATGCGGGCTTCATTGGTGTCTTTCGTGCATTTCCTTTCCCTGCCATGGGTGGCGGTTTTTCCGGCGGCCGTGCCGGATGCCGTGACCATCGACGCGACCCGGCTGCTGCCGGCTGCTGCCGGGAGCCTGCCACCGGGGCCTGCGGCGTGGTGGTTGTTCCTGCTGATGGCGACCGTGGTCTGGGGACTGCTCCCCCGTCTGGTGCTGTGGGCGGCGGCGGCAACTGCATCCCGCCGGGCGCTGGCCTCCATCGACTTCCAGGCGAGGCACCATCGCGCGCTGTGGCGGGACCTTGCCGGAGTGGACCGGGCGGAGAATGATGAGAAGCCTCTGGATGGCGTGCTGGTCCTGGACGTGGGGGGCAGTGGCTTCCAGATGGAGATCATGCGTCCGTTCCTGCTGCAGAAGCTGAGGGTGCACCCGGCATCCTGGCAGACCACGGCGGTGCTGGATCCCGGAGCGGAGAAAGAGGCCGCCGCCGCGCTGGCGCTGGCACCTGCCGGGGTGGTCCTGCTGGCGGAGGGCTGGGCGCTTTCCCCGCCGAGGATGACGGCGCTGCACTCACAGATCCGGACAGCGGCGGGGAGCACAGTACCGGTGAAATTCCTCGTCGCCAATGAAGTGGGCGGATCACCGGAACGGCCAACCGTGGAGGAAATCGCCCAGTGGGAACGGTTCGTCGATTCGCTCCGCGACCCGCGCGCGGAGGTCTATTTCTACGCCTGA
- a CDS encoding YrbL family protein — MIRLSDRQPVAQGKQRFVFIHPDHPELIIKVIRPDAVDRAWGRWYKMRRCYGQYLSYMREIGEYVATHARDGSSPPFVQRIKGLVDTDMGLGLVLDAVRGADGGLAPSLRAMLTDGTFDREAELALEEFFRNLMASDVIAADLNGGNVVYAQDAGTASRFVMIDGLGQHNLIPVKRFSRTVNRRGKLRRIDKLRRQIAAARGRHPVCQRNSRRGARSRRLLLAAGTALAAMMFALSLPPETAGHPDVEVGNDSSTPSLEHFSSGLEMSGISMGRDWQAGFASGNGKPTTPGRPPAVISGKMIPDGKPRIRLAPWLQLVRPTWDSGDPMLINPYVDDEDGEFDVISSIDDLDPVIQ; from the coding sequence ATGATCCGACTGAGCGACAGACAACCCGTTGCCCAAGGCAAGCAACGCTTTGTCTTCATCCATCCGGACCATCCGGAACTCATCATCAAGGTGATCCGTCCGGATGCGGTGGACCGGGCCTGGGGGAGGTGGTACAAGATGCGCCGTTGCTACGGCCAATACCTCTCCTACATGCGGGAGATCGGCGAATATGTCGCCACCCACGCCCGGGATGGCTCCAGCCCGCCATTCGTCCAGCGGATCAAGGGCTTGGTTGATACGGACATGGGACTCGGTCTCGTTCTGGATGCGGTCCGCGGCGCGGACGGAGGACTTGCACCCTCGCTCCGGGCCATGCTCACGGACGGCACTTTCGACCGGGAGGCCGAACTCGCCCTCGAGGAGTTTTTCCGGAATCTCATGGCGTCCGACGTGATCGCCGCGGATCTGAACGGAGGAAACGTCGTCTACGCACAGGACGCGGGGACCGCCAGCCGGTTCGTGATGATCGACGGCCTTGGCCAGCACAACCTCATCCCGGTCAAACGATTTTCCCGGACGGTCAACCGTCGTGGCAAGCTCCGCCGTATCGACAAGCTGCGCCGTCAGATCGCCGCGGCCCGCGGCCGGCATCCGGTGTGCCAGCGCAACTCCCGGAGGGGGGCCAGATCACGGAGGCTTCTGCTGGCCGCAGGAACGGCACTCGCCGCCATGATGTTCGCCCTTTCCCTCCCGCCGGAAACGGCGGGCCATCCTGATGTGGAGGTTGGCAACGACTCGTCCACCCCGTCATTGGAGCATTTCAGCTCCGGGCTGGAAATGTCCGGCATCTCCATGGGCAGGGACTGGCAGGCAGGCTTCGCATCGGGCAATGGGAAACCCACCACACCCGGACGCCCCCCCGCAGTGATCAGCGGCAAAATGATCCCCGACGGGAAACCCCGGATCCGGCTGGCTCCGTGGCTGCAGTTGGTCCGCCCCACCTGGGATTCCGGAGATCCGATGTTGATCAATCCCTATGTGGATGATGAAGACGGGGAATTTGACGTGATCAGCTCGATCGATGACCTGGATCCGGTGATCCAGTGA
- a CDS encoding SprT family zinc-dependent metalloprotease translates to MAEIRPKSGVEDKGLTAWCVEASRSLSLPELARRVSVSWNSRMQTTAGRAWWPHRSIELNPKLKECEPEELWRTLKHELAHLVAYERSGRRRIDPHGREWQEACADLGIPNEQPFHNLPFKRRRMKRNHSYICPNCFATIHRVKPISRTVACYDCCRKFSGGHYHDRFRLIEKKA, encoded by the coding sequence GTGGCCGAGATAAGGCCGAAAAGCGGGGTCGAGGACAAGGGCCTCACCGCATGGTGCGTCGAGGCTTCCAGATCACTCTCGCTTCCGGAGCTTGCCCGCAGGGTCAGCGTTTCCTGGAACAGCCGCATGCAGACGACAGCCGGGCGCGCCTGGTGGCCGCACCGTTCCATCGAGCTGAATCCGAAGCTGAAGGAATGTGAGCCGGAGGAACTCTGGCGCACGCTGAAGCATGAGCTGGCCCACCTCGTTGCCTACGAAAGGAGCGGCCGCCGGCGGATCGATCCACACGGCAGGGAATGGCAGGAAGCGTGCGCGGATCTGGGGATTCCCAACGAGCAGCCGTTCCACAACCTGCCGTTCAAGCGGCGGAGGATGAAGCGCAACCATTCCTACATCTGCCCGAATTGCTTCGCGACCATCCACCGGGTGAAGCCGATCAGCAGGACAGTGGCGTGTTACGACTGCTGCCGGAAATTCAGCGGCGGCCACTACCACGACCGTTTTCGTCTGATCGAGAAAAAGGCGTGA
- a CDS encoding PEP-CTERM sorting domain-containing protein (PEP-CTERM proteins occur, often in large numbers, in the proteomes of bacteria that also encode an exosortase, a predicted intramembrane cysteine proteinase. The presence of a PEP-CTERM domain at a protein's C-terminus predicts cleavage within the sorting domain, followed by covalent anchoring to some some component of the (usually Gram-negative) cell surface. Many PEP-CTERM proteins exhibit an unusual sequence composition that includes large numbers of potential glycosylation sites. Expression of one such protein has been shown restore the ability of a bacterium to form floc, a type of biofilm.), translated as MKHFLSLATLLCSTGLSHAATAYWSFQNGAGNVYVPDATYHSGFASAPTFSAFAGTGGATLGSHGAGQAYTEPTTSTSYVGGYATYWDSGGTQEKNLTGAGFTVTMDMTSLSDLSMRFDIRSAAGDPNNKVGLPTSFSSINYRLSDTGSWTDSGIAAPNWTISPNGFYEFNMNLAALDAIEGQGYVELQFIFNGGEKTMEQPQNVRLDNLQFTAVPEPSALALLAPLAGVVFLRRRKD; from the coding sequence ATGAAGCATTTTCTCTCCCTGGCCACCCTTCTCTGTTCCACCGGCCTCAGCCACGCGGCGACAGCCTACTGGTCGTTCCAGAATGGCGCGGGGAACGTTTATGTTCCCGACGCCACCTACCACTCCGGTTTCGCCTCCGCGCCGACGTTCAGCGCCTTTGCAGGGACGGGAGGCGCCACCCTCGGCAGCCATGGAGCGGGCCAAGCATACACGGAGCCGACGACCTCAACCAGCTATGTGGGTGGATACGCCACCTATTGGGATAGTGGCGGGACGCAGGAGAAGAATCTCACCGGGGCCGGCTTTACGGTCACGATGGACATGACGTCGTTGTCCGACCTGTCGATGAGGTTCGACATCCGCTCAGCGGCGGGGGATCCGAACAACAAGGTGGGTTTGCCAACGAGCTTCTCCTCGATCAACTACAGGCTGTCGGATACCGGCTCCTGGACCGACAGTGGCATCGCCGCTCCGAACTGGACCATCAGCCCGAACGGGTTTTACGAGTTCAACATGAACCTGGCCGCGTTGGATGCCATCGAGGGCCAAGGCTACGTCGAACTCCAGTTCATCTTCAACGGTGGGGAGAAAACCATGGAGCAGCCACAGAACGTGAGGTTGGACAACCTTCAGTTCACGGCGGTGCCGGAACCTTCCGCCCTCGCCCTGCTGGCACCGCTTGCGGGTGTCGTGTTCCTGCGCCGCAGGAAAGATTGA
- a CDS encoding efflux RND transporter permease subunit — protein MAHFFIDRPVFAWVVSILISLLGIISITRLPVAQYPAVAPPSISITANYAGASAETLSDTVTSVIEQQLNGIDNLMYMTSASDANGVATITLYFKPGTNPDTAQVQVQNKVQLATPSLPQTVQQQGVVVAKATRNFMMFIALTTDDGSMDAIALGNYLAASVLDPLRRVQGVGEVIQFGTQYAMRIWLDPDKLNSYKLTPGDVNAAVAAQNTQVPVGQLGQLPAVEGQQLNVILQGRATLREVDEFKNIVLRVNTDGSRVYLKDVARVEMGGQDYTIKANIDGKPTGAGAIKLSPTANALDTADAVRAEIERLSEFFPPGVKVVFPLDTSTFVKISVKEVIKTLIEAIILVFLVMYLFLQNFRATLIPTLVVPVALLGTCALMAAFGFSINVLTMFGMVLAIGILVDDAIVVVENVERIMSEEGLPAKEATRKAMGQITGALIGITLVLTAVFLPMAFFGGSVGAIYKQFTMSMVSCMVFSIFLALTLTPALCATLLKKVEAGHHHEKKGFFGWFNRTFDRATNRYQKWVGGLVRHTIIGLLAFGLVIFGVVHFYQKMPSSFLPEEDQGYFLTLFTLPVGATDARTQEVLRQAEEYLAKQPEVEHYFTVAGFSFAGRAQNSGLAFIRLKPWEERPGKDHRAQAVIQRALAGFGGIKDAIVFPLNPPAIPELGTSSGFDFWLQDLGGVGHEKLMEAQGQLLGMAAGSDKLQMVRPQGLADVAQMKIELDQDKASALGVSLADINTTMQTAFGSAYVNNFVNGPRVQRVIVMLDAQFRMTPEDIGKVFVRNKDGGMVPLSSVTKIDWSYGSPQLQRYNGVPAVNIVGSAAAGLSSGDAMNQMEEMAKKLPPGLGYEWSGQSLEEKVSGNQAPILYAVSILVVFLCLAALYESWSIPAAVMMVVPLGIIGALGAATLRGLENDVYFKVGLLTTVGLSTKNAILIIEFALDLMKEGKGLIDATLEAVKLRLRPILMTSMAFVLGVVPLVISSGAGSASQNAIGTGVAGGMISGTVLAVFLVPVFFVVVMKIVMKVTGNTPGMSVAHAIHGEDPPSAG, from the coding sequence ATGGCCCATTTCTTCATCGACCGCCCCGTTTTCGCGTGGGTCGTGTCCATCCTCATCTCGCTGCTCGGGATCATTTCGATCACGCGGCTTCCCGTCGCCCAGTATCCCGCTGTCGCGCCTCCCTCCATCTCCATCACGGCGAACTATGCCGGTGCCTCCGCGGAAACGCTGAGCGACACGGTGACCTCCGTCATCGAGCAGCAGCTCAACGGCATCGACAATCTGATGTACATGACGTCCGCCAGTGACGCGAACGGCGTGGCGACCATCACGTTGTATTTCAAGCCGGGGACGAACCCGGACACCGCGCAGGTGCAGGTGCAGAACAAGGTGCAGCTCGCCACGCCGAGCCTGCCGCAGACCGTGCAGCAGCAAGGTGTGGTGGTGGCCAAGGCGACGCGGAACTTCATGATGTTCATCGCTCTCACCACGGACGACGGCAGCATGGATGCCATCGCCCTGGGCAACTACCTCGCCGCCAGCGTGCTCGACCCGCTCCGGCGGGTGCAGGGTGTGGGTGAGGTCATCCAGTTCGGCACGCAGTATGCGATGCGGATCTGGCTCGATCCGGACAAGCTCAACAGCTACAAGCTGACGCCCGGCGACGTGAATGCCGCCGTGGCCGCCCAGAACACACAGGTGCCGGTCGGCCAGCTCGGCCAGCTTCCCGCAGTGGAGGGCCAGCAGCTCAACGTCATCCTCCAGGGACGGGCGACCCTGCGCGAGGTGGATGAGTTCAAGAACATCGTCCTTCGCGTCAACACGGACGGATCCCGGGTCTATCTGAAGGACGTCGCCCGCGTGGAGATGGGCGGCCAGGACTACACCATCAAGGCGAACATCGATGGCAAGCCGACGGGCGCCGGCGCCATCAAGCTTTCCCCGACCGCCAACGCGCTGGATACCGCGGACGCGGTCCGTGCGGAGATCGAGCGCCTGTCGGAGTTCTTCCCGCCGGGGGTGAAGGTGGTTTTCCCGCTGGATACCTCCACGTTCGTGAAAATTTCCGTGAAGGAGGTCATCAAGACCCTCATCGAGGCGATCATCCTGGTGTTCCTGGTGATGTATCTGTTCCTCCAGAACTTCCGCGCGACGCTCATCCCCACCCTGGTGGTGCCGGTTGCCCTGCTGGGCACCTGTGCGCTGATGGCGGCCTTCGGCTTCTCCATCAACGTGCTCACCATGTTCGGCATGGTGCTGGCCATCGGTATCCTGGTGGACGACGCCATCGTGGTGGTGGAGAACGTGGAACGAATCATGTCCGAGGAGGGCCTGCCTGCGAAGGAGGCCACCCGGAAAGCGATGGGGCAGATCACCGGCGCGCTGATCGGCATCACGCTGGTGCTGACGGCTGTGTTCCTGCCGATGGCGTTCTTCGGCGGTTCCGTGGGTGCGATCTACAAGCAGTTCACCATGTCGATGGTGTCCTGCATGGTGTTCTCCATTTTCCTCGCCCTGACCCTGACCCCCGCACTCTGTGCCACGCTGCTGAAGAAGGTGGAGGCGGGCCACCACCATGAGAAGAAGGGATTTTTCGGTTGGTTCAACCGCACGTTCGACCGTGCGACCAACCGTTACCAGAAGTGGGTGGGCGGCCTGGTGCGGCACACCATCATCGGCCTGCTGGCCTTCGGTCTGGTGATCTTCGGCGTGGTGCATTTCTACCAGAAGATGCCGTCTTCCTTCCTTCCGGAAGAGGACCAGGGCTACTTCCTGACCCTGTTCACGCTACCGGTGGGGGCGACGGACGCCCGCACCCAGGAGGTGCTGCGGCAGGCTGAGGAGTACCTGGCGAAGCAACCGGAGGTGGAACACTACTTCACGGTGGCGGGCTTCAGCTTCGCGGGCCGTGCGCAGAACTCCGGCCTCGCGTTCATCCGGCTGAAGCCATGGGAAGAACGTCCGGGCAAGGACCATCGCGCGCAGGCGGTCATCCAGCGCGCGCTGGCGGGCTTCGGCGGCATCAAGGACGCCATCGTTTTCCCGCTCAATCCACCGGCGATTCCCGAACTGGGAACTTCCTCCGGGTTCGACTTCTGGCTGCAGGATCTCGGCGGAGTGGGGCATGAAAAGCTGATGGAGGCACAGGGCCAGCTTCTCGGCATGGCGGCGGGAAGCGACAAACTGCAGATGGTCCGCCCGCAGGGTCTGGCGGATGTGGCGCAGATGAAGATCGAGCTGGACCAGGACAAGGCCAGTGCTCTGGGAGTCTCCCTTGCGGACATCAATACCACGATGCAGACCGCATTCGGCTCCGCCTACGTGAACAACTTCGTGAACGGTCCGCGCGTGCAGCGGGTGATCGTGATGCTCGACGCGCAGTTCCGGATGACTCCGGAGGACATCGGCAAGGTCTTCGTCCGGAACAAGGACGGCGGAATGGTGCCGCTTTCCTCCGTGACGAAAATCGACTGGTCCTATGGTTCCCCGCAGCTCCAGCGCTACAACGGGGTGCCGGCGGTGAACATCGTGGGAAGCGCGGCGGCGGGCCTCAGTTCCGGCGACGCGATGAACCAGATGGAGGAGATGGCGAAGAAGCTTCCGCCGGGACTGGGCTATGAATGGTCCGGCCAATCCCTGGAGGAAAAGGTTTCCGGAAACCAGGCGCCCATCCTGTATGCGGTGTCCATCCTGGTGGTGTTCCTCTGCCTTGCCGCGCTCTATGAGAGCTGGTCCATCCCTGCGGCGGTCATGATGGTCGTGCCGCTGGGGATCATCGGCGCGCTGGGTGCCGCCACTTTGCGGGGTCTGGAAAACGACGTGTATTTCAAGGTGGGCCTGCTCACGACCGTCGGCCTTTCGACCAAGAACGCGATCCTCATCATCGAGTTCGCCCTCGACCTGATGAAGGAGGGCAAGGGCCTCATCGACGCGACACTGGAGGCGGTGAAACTCCGTCTGCGCCCCATTCTCATGACGTCGATGGCATTCGTGCTGGGTGTGGTGCCGCTGGTCATCAGCTCCGGTGCGGGTTCCGCCAGCCAGAACGCGATCGGCACCGGCGTGGCCGGGGGCATGATCTCCGGAACGGTGCTGGCGGTGTTCCTGGTGCCCGTGTTCTTCGTCGTGGTCATGAAGATCGTGATGAAAGTCACCGGCAATACTCCGGGGATGAGCGTCGCGCACGCCATCCACGGCGAGGATCCGCCCAGCGCGGGCTGA
- a CDS encoding efflux RND transporter periplasmic adaptor subunit → MQNYVLIPLSLSWLFLLPGCGKKGPEGPPQMPPAAVTFVPAASENVSIVREYPGRIDAVRVSEIRARVPGILLEKTFQEGADVKTGDVLFKIDPLPLEAAKASAEATLARAEATVKQTEATAVRFRELAASRSVSQQDIDNAEASLQVAQADVLAAKAALKTADLNLGYSTVTAPINGRIGRAEVTEGQLVGQGTATRLALIQQMDPIYFDFTQSTAELISLKRAMASGTLGEASPEQSAVTLILDDGSEYDKKGKILFSEVTVDETTGMVTLRAEFPNPDRLLLPGMFARANFVQGVKPNAVTVPQRAVTRMQGGKGSVLIVDEKDHAQLRMIDTAEAIGDKWVVTNGLKPGERVIMEGHLKARPDTPVKPEPFTEKKPAAAPSDADKS, encoded by the coding sequence ATGCAAAACTACGTTCTGATCCCCTTGTCGCTGAGCTGGCTGTTCCTTCTTCCGGGGTGCGGAAAAAAGGGACCGGAAGGTCCACCGCAGATGCCACCGGCAGCGGTGACCTTCGTTCCGGCTGCGAGTGAAAACGTGAGCATCGTCCGTGAATATCCCGGCCGCATCGACGCGGTTCGGGTTTCCGAAATCCGCGCACGTGTTCCCGGTATCCTGTTGGAGAAGACCTTCCAGGAAGGTGCCGACGTGAAAACCGGCGACGTCCTGTTCAAGATCGACCCCCTTCCGCTGGAGGCGGCCAAGGCGAGCGCCGAGGCGACCTTGGCCCGGGCGGAGGCGACGGTGAAGCAAACCGAAGCGACTGCGGTCCGTTTCCGGGAGCTCGCGGCTTCCAGATCCGTCAGCCAACAGGACATCGACAATGCGGAGGCCTCCCTGCAGGTGGCCCAGGCGGACGTGCTGGCGGCGAAGGCCGCGCTGAAAACCGCGGACCTCAACCTCGGTTATTCCACCGTGACCGCCCCCATCAACGGCCGCATCGGCCGGGCGGAGGTGACCGAAGGCCAGCTCGTCGGACAGGGAACCGCCACCCGGCTGGCGCTGATCCAGCAGATGGACCCCATCTATTTCGATTTCACCCAGTCCACGGCGGAACTCATCTCCCTGAAGCGGGCGATGGCATCCGGAACGCTCGGTGAGGCATCACCGGAGCAATCCGCCGTCACGCTGATTCTGGACGACGGTTCCGAATACGACAAAAAGGGCAAGATCCTCTTCTCCGAGGTCACCGTGGATGAAACGACCGGGATGGTAACCCTGCGGGCGGAGTTTCCAAACCCGGACCGCCTGCTGCTTCCCGGCATGTTCGCCCGCGCCAACTTCGTGCAAGGCGTGAAGCCGAACGCCGTGACGGTACCGCAACGCGCGGTCACCCGGATGCAGGGCGGCAAGGGCAGCGTACTCATTGTTGACGAGAAGGATCACGCGCAACTCCGGATGATCGATACCGCGGAAGCCATCGGCGACAAGTGGGTGGTGACCAACGGTCTGAAACCCGGAGAGCGGGTGATCATGGAGGGCCATCTCAAGGCCCGCCCGGACACGCCGGTAAAGCCGGAGCCATTCACGGAGAAAAAACCGGCAGCGGCCCCGTCCGACGCAGACAAAAGCTAA
- a CDS encoding LysR substrate-binding domain-containing protein, producing the protein MELRHLRYFVAVAEELNFRKAAENLSITRPALSKQIKDLENEIGVKLLDRDTVSVSLTKAGEVFQSDARTLLDLAEKAIERATEAQAGRIGKLRIGSVGVIATDFLPATLKIFNKRYPGVEVSFVEMHPEEQLDALESGTIDVGFAYGTDPLGQAEMDLLCVIKSHFGIAVSKHHPWASRDQVDLAETQRETMLCLGNGSRSHREEVNRFITEEGHPTPRIRSIEGFDSFLTMIAADQGISMLPVVLDLTTQGIVILPFTSKNIFEFKMWAVWKKDTPSEMVTHFIKLLEERT; encoded by the coding sequence ATGGAGCTCCGGCATTTGAGATACTTTGTGGCTGTGGCCGAGGAGCTGAATTTCCGCAAGGCGGCTGAAAACCTCAGCATCACCCGCCCGGCGCTCAGCAAGCAGATCAAAGATCTCGAGAATGAGATCGGTGTCAAATTGCTGGATCGTGATACCGTGAGCGTGTCCCTCACCAAAGCGGGGGAGGTTTTCCAAAGCGATGCCCGGACCCTGCTGGACCTGGCGGAGAAGGCGATCGAGCGGGCGACGGAAGCGCAGGCCGGGAGGATCGGGAAACTCCGGATCGGCAGCGTGGGTGTTATTGCCACGGACTTCCTGCCGGCCACGCTGAAGATCTTCAACAAGCGCTATCCCGGCGTGGAGGTTTCCTTCGTCGAGATGCACCCCGAGGAGCAGTTGGATGCCCTGGAAAGCGGAACCATCGACGTCGGCTTCGCCTACGGCACCGATCCCCTAGGGCAGGCGGAGATGGACCTGCTGTGCGTCATCAAATCCCACTTCGGAATCGCGGTTTCCAAGCACCATCCATGGGCATCCCGGGACCAGGTCGATCTGGCAGAGACCCAGCGGGAAACCATGCTCTGCCTGGGCAACGGATCCCGCTCCCACCGTGAGGAGGTCAATCGTTTCATCACGGAGGAAGGCCATCCCACACCCCGCATCCGCTCGATCGAGGGCTTCGACTCTTTTCTCACCATGATCGCCGCGGACCAGGGCATCTCCATGCTGCCCGTGGTGCTGGATCTCACCACTCAGGGCATCGTGATCCTGCCTTTCACCTCGAAGAACATCTTTGAGTTCAAGATGTGGGCGGTCTGGAAAAAGGACACCCCCTCTGAAATGGTCACCCATTTCATCAAGTTGCTGGAGGAGAGAACCTGA
- a CDS encoding aldo/keto reductase, which yields MNMSRRDSLRILAAGAAMGAGARAAEEKSGDLIRRKIPSSEEMLPAIGLGTWQTFDVPPDQRGPLAEVLKEFAALGGKLIDSSPMYGASEDTAGDLMERLSLRKGLFVATKVWTSGKEVGIRQMEASMKKLKTPVIDLMQVHNLVDVKAHLDTLNSWKHEGIIRYLGVTHYHKGSHDAVMKVMESDSLDFLQINYSLAEREAEEKLLPMAKDRGVAVIVNRPFAGGNLFARLREKPLPDFAVEIGCTSWAQLMLKFIISHPAITCAIPATSKVKHLRDNMGACRGPLPDEAMRKRIAAAAGG from the coding sequence ATGAACATGAGCCGGCGTGACAGTCTGAGAATCCTGGCGGCGGGAGCCGCGATGGGTGCGGGTGCCCGTGCGGCGGAGGAAAAGTCCGGGGACCTGATCCGGCGGAAAATCCCTTCTTCAGAGGAGATGCTCCCGGCGATCGGTCTTGGCACTTGGCAGACATTCGACGTGCCACCGGACCAGCGGGGACCGCTGGCGGAGGTGCTGAAGGAGTTCGCAGCCTTGGGAGGGAAGTTGATCGATTCTTCACCCATGTACGGCGCTTCCGAGGACACCGCGGGGGATCTGATGGAGCGGCTTTCCCTGAGGAAGGGCCTGTTCGTGGCGACGAAGGTGTGGACTTCCGGCAAGGAAGTGGGCATCCGGCAGATGGAGGCCTCCATGAAGAAGCTCAAGACACCGGTCATCGACCTGATGCAGGTGCACAACCTTGTGGATGTGAAGGCCCATCTGGATACCCTGAACTCATGGAAGCATGAAGGGATCATCCGTTACCTCGGCGTCACCCACTACCATAAGGGCAGCCATGACGCTGTGATGAAGGTGATGGAGTCAGACTCCCTGGACTTCCTCCAGATCAACTACTCCCTCGCGGAGCGGGAGGCGGAGGAAAAGCTTCTGCCGATGGCAAAGGACCGCGGCGTGGCGGTGATCGTGAATCGTCCGTTCGCCGGGGGAAATCTGTTCGCCCGTCTGCGGGAAAAGCCGCTGCCGGACTTCGCGGTGGAGATCGGCTGCACGAGCTGGGCGCAGCTCATGCTGAAATTCATCATTTCCCATCCGGCGATCACCTGCGCCATTCCGGCGACCTCGAAGGTGAAGCACCTGCGGGACAACATGGGGGCCTGCCGCGGACCGCTGCCCGATGAGGCGATGCGCAAACGCATCGCCGCCGCCGCCGGGGGTTGA